In Microtus ochrogaster isolate Prairie Vole_2 chromosome 4, MicOch1.0, whole genome shotgun sequence, one genomic interval encodes:
- the Arl5a gene encoding ADP-ribosylation factor-like protein 5A, with protein sequence MGILFTRIWRLFNHQEHKVIIVGLDNAGKTTILYQFSMNEVVHTSPTIGSNVEEIVVNNTRFLMWDIGGQESLRSSWNTYYTNTEFVIVVVDSTDRERISVTREELYKMLAHEDLRKAGLLIFANKQDVKECMTVAEISQFLKLTSIKDHQWHIQACCALTGEGLCQGLEWMMSRLKIR encoded by the exons ATGGGAATTCTCTTCACCCGGATCTGGAGGCTGTTCAATCACCAGG AGCACAAAGTTATCATTGTTGGGCTGGATAATGCGGGGAAAACCACCATCCTTTACCAGTT TTCCATGAATGAAGTTGTACATACATCCCCCACAATAGGAAGTAATGTGGAAGAGATCGTGGTTAATAATACCCGTTTCCTGATGTGGGATATTGGTGGTCAAGAGTCTCTTCGTTCTTCCTGGAACACTTACTATACTAACACTGAG TTTGTAATAGTTGTTGTGgacagcacagacagagagaggatatCTGTAACTAGAGAAGAGCTCTACAAAATGCTAGCCCATGAG gatttaagaaaagctggattGCTGATTTTTGCCAATAAACAAGATGTTAAAGAATGCATGACAGTAGCAGAGATCTCCCAGTTTTTGAAGCTGACGTCCATAAAAGACCACCAGTGGCATATCCAAGCATGCTGCGCTCTAACTGGCGAGGG